Proteins from one Thermodesulfobacteriota bacterium genomic window:
- a CDS encoding LysR family transcriptional regulator: MDNRERFRIRSKIWIEDANGQVVFGNGRYRMLMAIDRHRSLQMAARELQMSYRALWGRVKASEERLGRVLVVREGRGSCLTPFARELLASFARLEQEVRDRADQAYAGLVAGGLR, from the coding sequence ATGGACAACAGGGAACGGTTCAGAATCCGCTCCAAGATCTGGATCGAGGACGCGAACGGCCAGGTGGTCTTCGGCAACGGTCGCTACCGGATGCTCATGGCCATCGACCGCCACCGCTCGTTGCAGATGGCGGCCAGGGAGCTGCAGATGAGCTACCGGGCGCTGTGGGGCCGGGTGAAGGCCTCGGAAGAGCGGCTGGGCAGGGTCCTGGTGGTACGGGAAGGGCGGGGGTCGTGCCTCACTCCGTTCGCCCGGGAGCTTTTGGCGAGCTTTGCGCGGCTGGAGCAGGAGGTCCGGGATCGGGCCGACCAGGCCTATGCCGGCCTGGTGGCTGGGGGCTTGCGCTGA